From the genome of Bradyrhizobium elkanii USDA 76, one region includes:
- a CDS encoding hydroxyacid dehydrogenase: protein MTVNNKRVFYVKYLAHEIYVDILKKRPDVRLDRLENETPEATFAPVLADAHAYQIGAARDELAPHFHAHAELLKRAPNLLIVSSNGAGFDPVDVDACTAAGVLVVNQSGGNANSVAEHALGMMLTLSKRIIQSDRRLRREANVNRNDLIGNELKEKTVGIVGLGNVGRRIAELCRGLLHMKVIAYDPYLTADEMAKRGGEKVELDDLLRRADFVSISCPLDKNSRGMIGARQFALMQPHAYFVTTARGFIHDEKALEEALRGKRIAGAGLDVWDKEPPPPDHPLLQFDNVLASPHTAGVTREARINMGRIAAEQILDALDGKRPPRIINPEVWPVYARRFEKAFGFMPG from the coding sequence ATGACCGTCAACAACAAGCGCGTGTTCTACGTCAAATACCTCGCCCACGAGATCTACGTCGATATCCTGAAGAAGCGGCCGGACGTCCGGCTCGATCGTCTCGAGAACGAGACGCCGGAGGCGACGTTCGCGCCTGTCCTTGCCGACGCGCATGCCTATCAGATCGGTGCGGCGCGCGATGAGCTGGCGCCGCATTTCCATGCCCATGCCGAGCTGTTGAAGCGTGCGCCGAATCTTCTGATCGTGTCGTCGAATGGCGCCGGCTTCGATCCCGTCGATGTCGATGCCTGCACCGCGGCGGGCGTGCTTGTCGTCAACCAGTCCGGCGGCAACGCCAATTCGGTCGCCGAGCATGCGCTCGGCATGATGCTGACGCTGTCGAAGCGGATCATCCAGTCCGACCGCAGGCTGCGGCGTGAGGCCAATGTCAACCGCAACGATCTGATCGGCAATGAGCTGAAGGAGAAGACCGTCGGCATCGTCGGTCTCGGCAATGTCGGCCGCCGCATCGCCGAACTGTGCAGGGGCCTCCTGCACATGAAGGTGATCGCCTACGATCCCTATCTCACGGCGGACGAGATGGCGAAGCGGGGCGGGGAAAAGGTCGAGCTCGACGATCTCCTGCGTCGCGCGGACTTTGTTTCGATCTCGTGTCCGCTGGACAAGAACAGCCGCGGCATGATCGGCGCGCGCCAGTTCGCGCTGATGCAGCCGCACGCCTATTTCGTCACCACCGCGCGCGGCTTCATCCACGACGAGAAGGCGCTGGAGGAAGCGCTGCGTGGCAAGCGCATCGCCGGCGCCGGGCTCGACGTCTGGGACAAGGAGCCGCCGCCGCCGGATCATCCGCTGCTGCAGTTCGACAATGTGCTGGCGAGCCCGCACACCGCCGGTGTCACCCGCGAGGCGCGCATCAACATGGGCCGGATCGCCGCCGAGCAGATCCTCGACGCCCTCGACGGCAAGCGCCCGCCGCGCATCATCAATCCCGAGGTCTGGCCGGTCTACGCGCGACGGTTCGAGAAGGCGTTCGGGTTCATGCCGGGGTAG
- a CDS encoding amidohydrolase family protein has protein sequence MAASEIPACLPPRPVTPPREKLPPKACDTHAHVFGPSDRFPYAGDRSYTPPDAPLATYLGMLDTLGFSRGVLVQGSAHGHDNSAMLDALQREPARLRGVAVADADVAAGTLRQWHVLGVRGLRFNHFFRGGQLHYRGGIPLNVAETHAGVMAELGWHLQLWIDVKDLPHTIPTLKALGLPVVVDHMGRTDAGAGINTAGFQSLLRAVDEGWCWAKLSGAHRLSQRAPDYPDARPFHEALVSANPERLVWGGDWPHPRVEGEMPDAGHLLDLFHEWTPDAATRHRILVDNPARLYGFPN, from the coding sequence ATGGCTGCGTCAGAGATTCCCGCCTGCCTGCCGCCGCGTCCGGTGACGCCGCCGAGGGAGAAGCTGCCGCCGAAGGCCTGCGACACCCATGCGCATGTGTTCGGCCCAAGCGATCGCTTTCCCTATGCCGGCGATCGCAGCTACACGCCGCCGGACGCGCCGCTCGCGACCTATCTCGGCATGCTCGATACGCTCGGTTTCTCCCGCGGCGTGCTGGTGCAGGGCAGCGCGCACGGCCACGACAATTCGGCGATGCTGGATGCGCTGCAGCGCGAGCCCGCGCGGCTGCGCGGCGTCGCGGTGGCCGATGCCGATGTGGCGGCAGGCACGCTCCGGCAATGGCATGTGCTCGGCGTCCGCGGCCTGCGCTTCAACCATTTCTTCCGCGGCGGGCAGCTGCACTATCGCGGTGGCATTCCCTTGAACGTTGCCGAGACGCACGCGGGCGTGATGGCCGAACTCGGCTGGCATCTGCAGCTCTGGATCGATGTGAAGGATTTGCCCCACACGATCCCGACGCTGAAGGCGCTGGGATTGCCGGTCGTGGTCGATCACATGGGCCGCACTGATGCCGGCGCCGGCATCAACACCGCGGGCTTTCAGAGCCTTTTGCGTGCGGTGGACGAAGGCTGGTGCTGGGCCAAACTGTCAGGCGCGCATCGGCTGAGCCAGCGGGCCCCTGATTATCCGGATGCGCGGCCGTTCCACGAGGCACTGGTGTCGGCCAATCCTGAAAGGCTGGTGTGGGGCGGCGACTGGCCGCATCCGCGGGTCGAGGGCGAAATGCCCGACGCCGGCCATCTGCTCGACCTGTTTCACGAATGGACGCCGGATGCGGCGACCCGGCACCGTATCCTCGTCGACAATCCCGCACGACTCTATGGCTTCCCAAACTGA
- a CDS encoding Bug family tripartite tricarboxylate transporter substrate binding protein — protein MAGWVWRTAIAAAAMIVAGLASAQPYPAKAVHILVPYPPGGGVDVLTRTLAEAVSKTWTQSIVVENRPGAGGVIASQAIATSAPDGYNLIMVASGHATNPFLYPKLPYDTFRDFSAISLLASSPNVLLVRAGSPFKSVADVIAAAKAKPGSLSFAHAGNGTSTHLAGELLKSLAKIDLDAIPYKGGAPAINDLLGGQIPMSFNNGPESVGQLQAGTVRALAVTTGSRAPFLPDVPSMSETVPGYDTEVWWGLLGPGGMPADLVAKISHDFVAAVNTDAVKERLGKLGAIPIGSTPDKFAAKIKADYDKWGPIIKAAGMKAE, from the coding sequence ATGGCCGGATGGGTCTGGCGGACCGCCATTGCGGCAGCGGCCATGATTGTGGCCGGCCTTGCGTCCGCGCAGCCGTACCCGGCCAAGGCCGTTCACATTCTCGTTCCATATCCGCCCGGCGGCGGCGTCGACGTTCTGACGCGAACGCTCGCTGAAGCGGTGTCGAAGACCTGGACGCAGTCGATCGTAGTCGAGAACCGGCCCGGCGCCGGCGGGGTGATCGCCTCGCAGGCGATCGCGACCTCCGCGCCCGACGGTTACAATCTGATCATGGTGGCGAGCGGCCACGCCACCAATCCATTCCTTTATCCAAAGCTGCCCTACGACACGTTCAGGGATTTTTCGGCGATCTCGCTCTTGGCGTCGTCGCCGAACGTGCTGCTGGTGCGCGCGGGTTCGCCGTTCAAATCGGTCGCCGACGTCATCGCCGCGGCGAAGGCGAAGCCGGGCAGCCTGTCCTTCGCCCATGCCGGCAACGGCACCTCGACCCATCTGGCCGGGGAGCTGCTCAAGAGCCTCGCCAAGATTGATCTCGACGCGATCCCCTACAAGGGCGGTGCGCCCGCGATCAACGATCTGCTCGGCGGGCAAATTCCGATGTCGTTCAACAACGGGCCGGAATCGGTCGGGCAGCTGCAAGCCGGCACGGTTCGCGCGCTGGCGGTGACGACCGGCTCGCGTGCGCCGTTCCTGCCTGACGTGCCCAGCATGTCGGAAACCGTTCCGGGCTACGACACCGAGGTGTGGTGGGGCTTGCTTGGACCCGGCGGCATGCCCGCCGACCTCGTCGCCAAGATCTCGCATGATTTCGTCGCGGCGGTGAACACCGATGCCGTGAAGGAGCGGCTCGGCAAGCTCGGTGCGATCCCGATCGGCTCCACGCCGGACAAGTTCGCCGCCAAGATCAAGGCCGACTACGACAAATGGGGGCCGATCATCAAGGCCGCCGGCATGAAGGCGGAATAG
- a CDS encoding thiamine pyrophosphate-binding protein: MAAAEQASSKDKAKDKSQDAATTWHGIVLQTLKRNEIKLVPYVPDRVLTTLIKDLHADPYFTTFPTAREEEAVGIVSGAWMAGTRGAVLMQTSGFATLANVLASLAVPYQIPLIMFVSERGTLGEFNYGQALVCRTMRPVLDSLAMEHHTITRLDELEFIADRSIKQAVTTQAPVALILSPLLTGGKTFDK, translated from the coding sequence ATGGCGGCCGCGGAACAAGCCTCGTCCAAAGATAAAGCCAAGGACAAGTCCCAGGATGCGGCGACGACCTGGCACGGCATCGTGCTGCAGACGCTGAAGCGGAACGAGATCAAGCTCGTGCCTTATGTGCCCGACCGGGTGCTGACCACGCTGATCAAGGACCTGCACGCCGATCCCTATTTCACGACGTTTCCGACCGCGCGCGAGGAAGAAGCGGTGGGCATCGTCTCCGGGGCCTGGATGGCGGGAACGCGCGGCGCGGTGCTGATGCAGACCTCGGGCTTTGCCACGCTCGCCAATGTGCTGGCCTCGCTCGCGGTGCCCTACCAGATCCCGCTGATCATGTTCGTCTCCGAGCGTGGCACGCTCGGCGAGTTCAATTACGGCCAGGCACTGGTCTGCCGCACCATGCGCCCGGTGCTGGATTCGCTGGCGATGGAGCATCACACCATCACGCGGCTCGACGAGCTCGAATTCATCGCGGACCGCTCGATCAAGCAGGCCGTCACCACCCAGGCGCCGGTGGCGCTGATCCTCTCGCCGCTGCTGACCGGCGGCAAGACCTTCGACAAGTGA
- a CDS encoding thiamine pyrophosphate-dependent enzyme has translation MTSTHARNTKVMNRFDLTQRLVAGLKDEAVIGGIGNTNFDLWAAGHRPQNFYMLGSMGLAFPIALGVALAQPNRRVFALEGDGSLLMQLGCLSTIATLAPKNLTMVVMDNGIYQITGSQPTPAAGHTDIVQVAIASGITNSSWAADEDDFERLIEQSKQASGPTLIGVRIDDKPGTGTTRRDPVQIRERFMHGMGVRQLL, from the coding sequence ATGACCAGCACCCACGCGCGCAACACCAAGGTGATGAACCGCTTCGATCTCACCCAGCGCCTCGTCGCCGGCCTGAAGGACGAGGCCGTGATCGGCGGCATCGGCAACACCAATTTCGACCTCTGGGCCGCCGGCCATCGCCCGCAGAATTTCTACATGCTGGGCAGCATGGGACTTGCGTTTCCGATCGCGCTCGGCGTCGCGCTGGCGCAGCCGAACCGGCGCGTGTTCGCGCTGGAAGGCGACGGCTCGCTGCTGATGCAGCTCGGCTGCCTCTCGACCATCGCGACGCTGGCGCCGAAGAATCTCACCATGGTGGTGATGGACAACGGCATCTACCAGATCACGGGCAGCCAGCCGACGCCAGCCGCCGGCCATACCGATATCGTTCAGGTCGCAATCGCCAGCGGCATCACGAACAGCTCCTGGGCCGCCGACGAGGACGATTTCGAGCGGCTGATCGAACAGTCGAAACAGGCCTCCGGCCCGACCCTGATCGGCGTCCGCATCGACGACAAGCCCGGCACCGGCACCACCCGGCGCGACCCCGTGCAGATCCGCGAGCGGTTCATGCACGGGATGGGGGTAAGGCAGCTGCTGTAG
- a CDS encoding ketopantoate reductase family protein: protein MARKIAIVGAGAVGGYAGAHMVQAGEDVTFIDPWPVHVEHMRKHGLRVTHAMEVAEFSVPVRALDVTDAQQLAKEKPVDIAFVCMKSYDTAWATMLIRQYLAADGYVVSLQNCMNEETIAGIVGWGKTLGCIASSITVNLPEPGHIHRGAGKGGAAHTVFRAGEVHGRITARAEEVCRLVGYSDSAKVTSNLWGERWSKLVANVMGNGLSACTGLAGGEVLQSEPLRRFSTRLGSEAIRVGQAQGYQLEEILHLPPETIARAGEGDEAATRACDEQRFKDAKRTSSAQRPSMGQDMQKGRRTEIEFLNGLVVREGEKLGIACNANAALTDIVKRVERGELKPDPRHITELRLN from the coding sequence ATGGCTCGGAAGATCGCGATCGTCGGCGCGGGAGCTGTCGGCGGCTACGCCGGCGCGCATATGGTGCAGGCGGGAGAGGACGTCACGTTCATCGATCCCTGGCCCGTGCATGTCGAGCACATGCGCAAGCACGGCCTGCGCGTCACGCACGCGATGGAGGTCGCGGAATTCTCGGTCCCGGTGCGCGCGCTTGATGTCACCGACGCGCAGCAACTGGCGAAAGAGAAACCGGTCGACATCGCCTTCGTCTGCATGAAGTCCTACGACACCGCCTGGGCCACCATGCTGATCCGGCAATATCTGGCGGCGGACGGCTACGTCGTGTCGCTGCAGAACTGCATGAACGAGGAGACCATCGCCGGCATCGTCGGCTGGGGCAAGACGCTCGGCTGCATCGCGAGCAGCATCACCGTCAATCTGCCGGAGCCCGGCCATATCCACCGCGGCGCCGGCAAGGGCGGCGCAGCGCACACCGTGTTTCGCGCCGGCGAGGTGCACGGCCGGATCACGGCGCGGGCGGAGGAAGTCTGCCGCCTGGTCGGCTATTCCGACAGCGCCAAGGTCACCTCCAATCTCTGGGGCGAGCGCTGGTCGAAGCTGGTCGCCAACGTGATGGGCAATGGGCTCTCGGCCTGCACTGGTCTGGCGGGCGGCGAGGTGCTGCAAAGCGAGCCGCTGCGCCGCTTCTCGACGCGGCTCGGCAGCGAGGCGATCCGCGTCGGCCAGGCGCAGGGCTATCAGCTGGAAGAGATCCTGCATCTGCCGCCCGAGACCATCGCACGGGCCGGCGAGGGCGACGAGGCCGCAACGCGCGCCTGCGACGAGCAGCGCTTCAAGGATGCCAAGCGCACCTCATCGGCGCAGCGCCCCTCGATGGGCCAGGACATGCAGAAGGGCCGCCGCACCGAGATCGAATTCCTCAACGGCCTCGTGGTCCGCGAGGGCGAGAAGCTCGGCATCGCGTGCAATGCCAACGCCGCGCTGACCGACATCGTCAAGCGTGTCGAACGCGGCGAGCTGAAGCCGGATCCACGGCACATCACCGAGTTGCGGCTGAATTGA
- a CDS encoding DUF1236 domain-containing protein: MNKRFAVSLVAAASLLASGSAFAQSTTAAGAANGARAGGEIAGPVGEIVGGTVGAAVGAGLEIPNAVITSIPRNEPSVVVRERVVVGKPLPDTVVLRPVPRYTEYRYAVVNDRRVIVEPRTRRIVKIID; the protein is encoded by the coding sequence ATGAACAAGCGTTTTGCTGTTTCCCTTGTCGCTGCAGCGTCGCTGCTCGCGTCCGGTTCGGCCTTCGCGCAGTCCACGACTGCGGCGGGCGCCGCGAACGGCGCGCGGGCCGGCGGCGAAATCGCGGGGCCGGTCGGCGAGATCGTCGGCGGCACGGTGGGTGCCGCGGTCGGCGCCGGCCTCGAGATTCCGAATGCGGTGATCACCTCGATCCCGCGTAACGAGCCGTCGGTGGTGGTGCGTGAACGCGTCGTGGTCGGCAAGCCGCTGCCCGACACCGTCGTGCTGCGCCCGGTGCCGCGCTACACCGAGTATCGCTACGCCGTCGTCAACGATCGCCGTGTGATCGTGGAGCCGCGCACCCGCCGGATCGTCAAGATCATCGACTGA
- a CDS encoding NYN domain-containing protein, which produces MPSELRSPRLAVLIDADNASAKIADGLFEEIAKIGEASVRRIYGDFSNPRSKGWADILSKHAIIPQQQFAYTTGKNASDITLVIDAMDLLHSGRFDGFCLVSSDSDFTRLAARIREHGIDVFGFGEQKTPESFRQACRRFVYTENLRGGAPSNQDAAVRAQPLQPPEAATPIIKKVISQMASEDGWVTLGEVGRQLANFASDFDQRTYGFRTLGELVRRTNAFEIESKGGTMRIRIKPSAAPPSRRRAPRRRANQKPPE; this is translated from the coding sequence ATGCCTTCCGAACTCCGTTCGCCTCGTCTGGCCGTCCTGATCGACGCCGACAATGCATCCGCAAAGATCGCCGATGGGCTGTTCGAGGAGATCGCCAAGATCGGCGAGGCCAGCGTGCGCCGCATCTACGGCGACTTCTCCAATCCGAGGTCCAAGGGCTGGGCCGACATCCTGTCGAAGCACGCCATTATCCCCCAGCAGCAATTCGCCTATACGACCGGGAAGAATGCATCCGACATCACCTTGGTGATCGACGCCATGGACCTGCTGCACAGCGGCCGGTTCGACGGCTTCTGCCTGGTATCGTCGGACAGCGATTTCACCCGGCTTGCCGCCCGCATCCGCGAGCACGGCATCGACGTGTTCGGGTTCGGCGAGCAGAAGACGCCGGAGAGTTTTCGGCAGGCCTGCCGCCGGTTCGTCTATACGGAAAATCTGCGCGGCGGCGCGCCGAGCAATCAGGATGCCGCCGTGCGGGCTCAGCCGTTGCAGCCACCCGAGGCCGCCACGCCCATCATCAAGAAGGTCATCAGCCAGATGGCAAGCGAGGACGGCTGGGTGACGCTTGGCGAGGTCGGACGGCAGCTGGCTAATTTCGCATCGGATTTCGATCAGAGGACCTACGGCTTCCGCACCCTCGGCGAGCTGGTGCGCAGGACCAACGCTTTCGAGATCGAGTCGAAGGGCGGGACGATGCGAATCCGCATCAAGCCTTCAGCTGCACCGCCGTCAAGACGACGAGCTCCAAGGCGTCGAGCCAATCAAAAACCGCCGGAATGA
- a CDS encoding MFS transporter, which yields MTISDVAAAAESRAPAVARSAQAQQVADIAARLERLPLTSYQRWIFGIIATAWFFDSMDLAALTFVLGSIRQTFGLSTAEAGLLSSMSFLGMFAGAASAGLLADRFGRARVFQVSMIFWGLGSLCCGLSTTATALGASRLLLGFGMGMEFPVAQSMVSEIMPARNRGRYIAFLEGFWPLGFIASGLLTYFVLQVADWRWVFILQAIPAVFVLVVRRFVPESPRWLASHGYSERAEATVRKIESRVRDRLGGKDLPPVVRQAAAPASEVTGLRTLFSGIYAKRTTMLWTLWFFALLGFYGLTTWLGALLQAKGFPITKSVFYTILISLAGIPGFLVSAWLVESWGRKATLVMNLLCGAIACHFYGSAADQTQLIIAGLCMQFFLFGMWSALYAYTPELYPTHVRATGTGFASAVGRIGSLIGPYVIGVILPAAGQGGVFALGAGAFVVAALAVLLLGEETRGRTLESISH from the coding sequence ATGACCATTTCCGACGTCGCCGCAGCAGCCGAAAGCCGGGCTCCGGCCGTTGCGCGATCCGCGCAGGCGCAGCAGGTCGCCGACATCGCGGCACGGCTCGAACGCCTGCCGCTGACCTCCTACCAGCGCTGGATCTTCGGAATCATCGCGACCGCGTGGTTCTTCGACAGCATGGACCTGGCCGCGCTCACCTTCGTGCTCGGTTCGATCCGCCAGACCTTCGGCCTGTCGACGGCGGAAGCCGGGCTGCTGTCCAGCATGAGCTTCCTCGGCATGTTCGCGGGCGCCGCCTCCGCCGGCCTGCTTGCCGACCGTTTCGGCCGCGCCCGCGTCTTCCAGGTCAGCATGATCTTCTGGGGATTGGGCAGCCTGTGCTGCGGTCTGTCCACCACGGCGACCGCGCTCGGCGCATCCCGCCTGCTGCTCGGCTTCGGAATGGGCATGGAGTTCCCGGTCGCGCAGTCGATGGTCTCGGAGATCATGCCGGCGCGCAACCGCGGCCGCTACATCGCGTTCCTCGAAGGATTCTGGCCGCTCGGCTTCATCGCGTCGGGCCTGCTGACCTACTTCGTGCTGCAGGTCGCCGACTGGCGCTGGGTCTTCATCTTGCAGGCGATCCCGGCCGTCTTCGTGCTTGTCGTGCGCCGTTTCGTTCCGGAATCGCCGCGCTGGCTCGCCTCGCACGGCTATTCGGAGCGGGCCGAAGCGACCGTGCGCAAAATCGAAAGCAGGGTCCGCGACCGTCTCGGCGGCAAGGACCTGCCGCCGGTGGTGCGCCAGGCCGCCGCCCCCGCGTCCGAAGTGACCGGCCTGAGAACGCTGTTTTCGGGCATCTACGCCAAGCGAACCACGATGTTGTGGACCCTGTGGTTCTTCGCGCTGCTCGGCTTCTACGGCCTGACCACGTGGCTCGGCGCGCTGCTGCAGGCCAAGGGCTTCCCGATCACCAAATCGGTGTTCTACACCATCCTGATCTCGCTCGCGGGGATCCCCGGCTTCCTGGTCTCGGCGTGGCTCGTCGAATCCTGGGGCCGCAAGGCGACGCTGGTGATGAACCTGCTCTGCGGCGCGATCGCCTGCCATTTCTACGGCTCGGCGGCGGACCAGACCCAGCTCATCATTGCGGGCCTCTGCATGCAGTTCTTCCTGTTCGGCATGTGGTCGGCGCTCTACGCCTATACGCCCGAACTGTACCCGACCCATGTCCGCGCGACCGGAACGGGCTTTGCCTCCGCGGTCGGCCGAATCGGTTCGCTGATCGGCCCCTACGTGATCGGCGTGATCCTGCCGGCGGCCGGACAAGGCGGCGTGTTTGCGCTCGGCGCCGGCGCATTCGTGGTGGCGGCGCTTGCGGTGCTGCTGCTCGGCGAAGAAACCCGCGGCCGGACGCTGGAAAGCATTTCGCACTGA
- a CDS encoding GntR family transcriptional regulator, translating into MVNLNKRSSTVRARAKGSRRPARQSSAAGDKPRGSAPAPLPQSDVTLTDRAYAQLEELIVTLQLPPGTALSELVLAKRLDIGRTPIREALQRLSRDGLVNILARRGVLVSEIDLRAQLRLLEVRRELERLMARGAAERATSEQRTQFSEIAAGMRRAAEKSDDLLFMRLDHQLNTLISAASRNEFASRAMGLMHGLSRRFWYQHYKEAADLPLAARLHADVAEAIAERRGDAAGAASDSLIDYIESFARSTL; encoded by the coding sequence ATGGTAAATTTGAACAAGCGATCCAGCACGGTGCGCGCGCGCGCAAAGGGAAGCCGCCGGCCGGCACGGCAATCGTCCGCCGCCGGCGACAAGCCGCGCGGTTCCGCGCCGGCTCCTCTCCCGCAAAGCGACGTCACACTCACCGATCGCGCCTATGCCCAGCTGGAAGAGCTGATCGTGACGCTGCAACTGCCACCGGGCACCGCGCTCTCCGAGCTCGTGCTCGCCAAGCGGCTCGACATCGGCCGAACCCCGATCCGCGAGGCCTTGCAGCGCCTGTCGCGCGACGGCCTCGTCAACATCCTGGCCCGGCGCGGCGTGCTGGTGTCCGAGATCGACCTCAGGGCCCAGCTGCGCCTGCTCGAAGTCCGGCGCGAGCTGGAACGGCTGATGGCGCGCGGCGCCGCCGAGCGCGCCACCAGCGAGCAGCGCACGCAGTTCTCCGAGATCGCCGCCGGCATGCGGCGCGCTGCGGAAAAGTCCGACGATCTGCTGTTCATGCGGCTGGATCATCAGCTCAACACCCTGATCTCCGCGGCGTCGCGCAATGAGTTCGCCTCGCGCGCGATGGGCCTGATGCACGGCCTGTCGCGCCGGTTCTGGTACCAGCATTACAAGGAAGCGGCCGATCTGCCGCTCGCGGCGCGGCTGCATGCCGACGTCGCCGAAGCCATCGCCGAGCGCCGCGGCGACGCCGCGGGCGCGGCGTCCGACAGCCTGATCGACTACATCGAGAGTTTTGCGCGTTCGACGCTGTGA
- a CDS encoding Zn-dependent alcohol dehydrogenase, with amino-acid sequence MTLTCRAAVLHQSGTPLSVERVSLAQPMPTDVVVKVRAAGLCHTDLEVIDGSLRYPLPMILGHEAAGVVEEIGSAVRDISVGDRVVLSWNPHCGHCFHCDRAQPILCETYLARGAEGVHFDGASKAQLVDGRNLAHLMFLGAFSEYVVLPAQQAIVVPNDIPFDRACLIGCGVMTGVGAALNVAAIGHGDTVMVTGCGAVGLAAVQGARLAGAGAVIAVDLDDAKLALARQLGATHVVNAAREDPVQFAKQATRGRGADVILEAAGHPNAFRQTAEAVRPGGEVIWLGKIDVTQDVSFRWGALMGEKRFRRSSYGGARPRRDFPLLAQAYLDGRLKLDELITGRCSLDGINDGFEALRRGRSIRTVVEF; translated from the coding sequence ATGACCCTGACCTGTCGCGCGGCGGTGCTGCATCAAAGCGGAACGCCGCTCTCCGTCGAGCGCGTATCGCTTGCGCAGCCGATGCCGACCGACGTCGTGGTGAAGGTGCGCGCCGCGGGGCTCTGCCACACCGATCTGGAGGTCATCGACGGATCGTTGCGCTATCCCTTGCCGATGATCCTCGGGCACGAGGCCGCCGGCGTGGTCGAGGAAATCGGCAGTGCGGTGCGCGACATCAGCGTCGGCGATCGCGTCGTCCTGTCCTGGAATCCGCATTGCGGGCACTGCTTCCACTGCGACCGTGCGCAGCCGATCCTGTGCGAGACCTATCTCGCGCGGGGCGCGGAAGGCGTGCATTTCGACGGCGCGTCGAAGGCGCAGCTCGTGGACGGCCGCAACCTGGCGCACCTGATGTTCCTCGGCGCGTTCTCGGAATATGTCGTGCTGCCGGCGCAGCAGGCGATCGTCGTGCCGAACGACATTCCGTTCGACCGTGCGTGCCTGATCGGCTGCGGCGTCATGACCGGCGTCGGCGCCGCGTTGAACGTCGCCGCCATCGGCCACGGCGATACCGTGATGGTCACCGGCTGCGGCGCGGTCGGGCTGGCAGCGGTGCAGGGCGCCCGGCTTGCCGGCGCCGGTGCTGTCATCGCGGTCGACCTCGATGATGCAAAGCTTGCGCTGGCGCGGCAGCTCGGCGCCACGCACGTCGTCAACGCGGCCCGCGAGGACCCGGTCCAGTTCGCAAAGCAGGCGACGCGCGGCCGGGGCGCCGACGTCATCCTCGAAGCGGCGGGCCATCCCAACGCGTTTCGGCAGACCGCGGAGGCGGTGCGGCCGGGCGGTGAGGTGATCTGGCTCGGCAAGATCGACGTTACGCAGGACGTGAGTTTTCGCTGGGGCGCGTTGATGGGCGAGAAGCGATTTCGCCGCTCGAGCTATGGCGGCGCGCGGCCACGGCGCGACTTTCCCCTGCTGGCGCAGGCCTATCTCGACGGCCGGCTCAAGCTCGACGAACTGATCACCGGACGCTGCAGCCTCGACGGCATCAATGACGGTTTCGAGGCGCTGCGGCGCGGGCGGTCGATCCGCACGGTCGTTGAGTTCTGA
- a CDS encoding DUF6166 domain-containing protein: MASYTGDRTIDGISVLVDGKPLSPHYDQLRLTEHGFEWSYEGPEPAQLAFALLYDHLHDAAAAKALHESFMRRVVANFDNEWELSSADLDEAVAVLRSGQTA, from the coding sequence ATGGCGAGCTATACCGGGGACCGCACCATCGACGGCATTTCGGTGCTGGTCGACGGCAAGCCGCTGTCGCCGCATTACGACCAGCTTCGTCTCACCGAACACGGTTTTGAATGGAGCTACGAGGGGCCCGAGCCGGCGCAACTGGCCTTCGCGCTGCTCTATGATCATCTGCACGATGCCGCTGCCGCGAAAGCGTTGCACGAGAGCTTCATGCGGCGCGTCGTCGCCAATTTCGACAATGAATGGGAGCTCTCCTCGGCCGATCTCGACGAGGCGGTTGCGGTGCTGCGGTCCGGACAGACGGCCTGA